The Microbacterium sp. Root61 genomic interval CGGCGCCGCCGCTGGTGCGGACGATCTTCGGTCTGCCCTCGCCCGAACGCGATCAGCGACGTCGGGAGAAGGAGCGCCAGAAGGCGCTCAAGGCCGAGGCAGGGGCGGTGGCGAAATGACGATGACCGCAGACGCGCCGCTCCACTCCGGCGCCCCCGAGAAGGCCGCAGTGCGCAGCTGGAAGGCACCGATCACGCTCGCCGTGTTCACGGTGCTGTACGTGCTGCTGATCACCGCGGCGCCCCGCACGGGCGAGACGACCTTCCGTCTGTCCACCGCGGCCGACGCGATTCAGCTGCCCGAGTTCCCGGTGTCGGTGGTGACGACGACCTGGATCGTCGGCATCCTCCTGATCCTGCTCACCGCGCTGTCGACCTGGCTCGTGCAGCGCACCACCCGCACCCCGCTGTGGCTGATCGCCGCGTACATCTTCATCGCCATCGTCGGGTTCCTCACGTGGGCGGCCGCCGGGGCGACAATCCCCGTCGCGGGCCTGCTGGCGGGCGCGGTGGCTCTGGCCATCCCGCTCATCTACGGTGCGCTGGCCGGCGTCATCGGCGAGCGTGCGGGTGTCGTGAACATCGCGATCGAGGGTCAGCTGCTGGCCGGAGCATTCAGCGCGGCGGTGGTCTCCACGATCACCGGCCAGCCGGTGCTGGGCATGCTCGCGGCGATGGTCGCAGGGGTCCTCGTCGCGTTCGTGCTGGCCGCGTTCGCGATCAAGTACCTCGTCGACCAGGTGATCGTCGGTGTCGTGCTCAACGTGCTCGTCGCGGGCCTCACGAGCTTCCTGTACTCGCAGGTGCTGCAGCCCAACCGGGAGCTGCTGAACAACCCGCCGCGGTTCGACCGCATCCCGATCCCGTTCCTGAGCGAGATCCCCGTGATCGGGCCCGTCCTGTTCCGCCAGACGATCATCGTGTACCTGATGTACATCGCGGTCGCGCTGGTGTGGTTCGGAATGTTCCGCACCCGCTGGGGTCTGCGTCTGCGCGCGGTAGGCGAGCACCCGCAGGCCGCGGACACGGTGGGCATCAAGGTCAACCCGACGCGGTTCTGGAACGTGCTGCTCGCGGGCGCCATCGCCGGCCTCGGCGGCACGGTGTTCACGATCGGCAACGGCATCGCGTTCAACAAGGAGATGACAGCGGGTGCGGGATTCATCGCGCTCGCGGCGGTCATCTTCGGCCAGTGGGATCCGATCAAGGCGACGCTCGCGGCGCTGCTGTTCGGGTTCGCCTCCAGCCTGCAGAACACGCTCAGCGTCATCGGCTCCCCGGTGCCCAGCGAGTTCATGCTGATGCTGCCTTACCTCGTGACGATCTTCGTCGTCGCCGGAGTCGTCGGACGCTCGCGGGCGCCTGCCGCTGACGGCCAGCCATACATCAAGGGATGAGCACGTGACCGATATCGACTGGGATGAACTCCGCACCGTCGCGACCGAGGCGATGAAGCGGGCCTATGCGCCGTACTCGCGATATCGGGTCGGTGCGGCCGCGCTGGTCAGCGACGGCCGCATCGTGTCGGGCTGCAACGTCGAGAACGCGTCGTACGGCGTCGGTCTGTGCGCGGAGTGCGCGCTGGTCGGCGA includes:
- a CDS encoding ABC transporter permease, whose amino-acid sequence is MTADAPLHSGAPEKAAVRSWKAPITLAVFTVLYVLLITAAPRTGETTFRLSTAADAIQLPEFPVSVVTTTWIVGILLILLTALSTWLVQRTTRTPLWLIAAYIFIAIVGFLTWAAAGATIPVAGLLAGAVALAIPLIYGALAGVIGERAGVVNIAIEGQLLAGAFSAAVVSTITGQPVLGMLAAMVAGVLVAFVLAAFAIKYLVDQVIVGVVLNVLVAGLTSFLYSQVLQPNRELLNNPPRFDRIPIPFLSEIPVIGPVLFRQTIIVYLMYIAVALVWFGMFRTRWGLRLRAVGEHPQAADTVGIKVNPTRFWNVLLAGAIAGLGGTVFTIGNGIAFNKEMTAGAGFIALAAVIFGQWDPIKATLAALLFGFASSLQNTLSVIGSPVPSEFMLMLPYLVTIFVVAGVVGRSRAPAADGQPYIKG